A window of Zavarzinella sp. contains these coding sequences:
- a CDS encoding biotin--[acetyl-CoA-carboxylase] ligase, which yields MEQAAQYSSRTWVGKQHLHLVETDSTNNRALEYIHQPDAHGLVISAETQTSGRGQYGRTWQDGTGQAVLLSVLLYPSQIIQRASIMTAYGAIAVAQTLEHFVNEKPLIKWPNDVLVNGKKVCGILLEGGTTPHQVPYVVIGIGLNVRQTQAYFDAAGLPQGGSLQTVTGKELKTSDVRDCLIDQLDRLYGELQARGPCVLEEKWVEYTQLSGRQVQVVLHRGDILVGILHQQQFGQIVVRHPTGMWHGAPEEIRNIFLIR from the coding sequence ATGGAACAAGCAGCACAATATTCCTCCCGCACATGGGTGGGGAAGCAGCACCTGCATTTGGTAGAAACGGATAGCACCAATAATCGGGCGTTGGAGTATATTCACCAGCCTGATGCCCACGGATTGGTGATCAGTGCGGAGACGCAAACCAGCGGACGTGGGCAATATGGACGCACGTGGCAGGATGGCACCGGTCAGGCAGTGCTGCTGAGCGTTCTGCTCTATCCTTCCCAAATTATCCAGCGTGCCAGCATCATGACCGCCTACGGTGCGATTGCAGTCGCACAGACGCTGGAGCATTTCGTAAATGAAAAACCTCTCATTAAATGGCCGAATGATGTACTGGTGAATGGCAAAAAGGTGTGCGGAATCCTGCTGGAAGGTGGCACCACCCCGCACCAGGTGCCGTATGTGGTGATTGGGATTGGTTTAAATGTGCGGCAGACGCAGGCGTATTTTGATGCTGCAGGTTTGCCCCAGGGTGGATCGCTGCAAACCGTTACTGGAAAAGAACTTAAGACATCCGATGTGCGGGACTGCCTGATTGATCAACTGGATCGGCTTTACGGGGAACTTCAGGCACGTGGCCCCTGTGTTCTGGAAGAGAAATGGGTGGAATACACCCAGTTATCAGGAAGACAGGTCCAGGTCGTGCTGCACCGTGGGGATATTCTGGTGGGAATTCTCCACCAGCAGCAGTTCGGGCAGATCGTGGTGCGGCACCCCACGGGAATGTGGCATGGTGCACCAGAAGAGATTCGGAATATTTTTCTAATCAGATGA
- a CDS encoding RNA-binding protein, with protein sequence MVNIYVGNLSWNCSDDDLFQLFSEHGSVEKAQVILDRVTRRSRGFGFVEMPDGEQATAAVAALNNTMFQGRPLTVNEARPREAGGGGGGYGGGSGGGGGGYGGGSGGGGGRGGSGGGRGGSGGGDRGGRRGGSGGYRDRGGDGGYGGGYSG encoded by the coding sequence ATGGTGAATATTTATGTAGGGAATCTTTCCTGGAATTGCTCAGATGACGATCTGTTCCAATTGTTTTCGGAACACGGATCGGTCGAAAAGGCCCAGGTGATTCTGGATCGCGTGACCCGTCGGTCTCGCGGATTTGGCTTCGTAGAGATGCCAGATGGTGAACAAGCGACCGCAGCAGTGGCAGCATTGAACAACACCATGTTCCAGGGCCGTCCACTGACCGTGAACGAAGCCCGCCCGCGTGAAGCTGGTGGTGGCGGCGGCGGTTACGGTGGTGGCAGTGGAGGTGGTGGCGGCGGCTACGGTGGTGGCTCCGGTGGCGGAGGCGGCCGTGGTGGTTCCGGCGGTGGCCGTGGCGGTTCCGGCGGTGGCGATCGTGGTGGTCGTCGTGGCGGTTCCGGTGGCTACCGTGATCGTGGTGGTGATGGTGGCTACGGTGGTGGCTACTCTGGTTGA
- the infA gene encoding translation initiation factor IF-1, which yields MAKEESIEVEGRVKEALANTQFRVELDLGGEIIAHVAGKMRKNFIKIIPGDRVKVEISPYDLTRGRIVYRAR from the coding sequence ATGGCGAAGGAAGAATCGATTGAGGTCGAAGGTCGTGTCAAGGAAGCACTTGCGAATACTCAATTTCGGGTCGAATTAGACCTCGGGGGCGAAATTATTGCCCACGTTGCAGGTAAAATGCGTAAAAACTTTATCAAAATCATTCCAGGTGATCGCGTCAAGGTGGAAATCTCCCCTTACGATCTCACCCGTGGGCGTATTGTCTACCGGGCTCGTTAA